The following are encoded together in the Montipora capricornis isolate CH-2021 chromosome 5, ASM3666992v2, whole genome shotgun sequence genome:
- the LOC138048423 gene encoding uncharacterized protein codes for MGKARNAPVKFVSIPRLELQAAVLATRVCKMLREELGLNIDRTFLWTDSVIVLHYLKNEKRRLQTFVADRVEEIKEHSPVHYWIHVPGTLNPADYVSRGLTASSLTADHSRLRGPDVLWGPEHSWPKQECRTVPREYLELKKETHVHSLELTPDSVAAKKGSSKFEPMKDPMEDPLQVLIITCSDWTRLRRKVAWLLRFTQFIKDKGKVQTGGLTVDDLNAATVAIAKIVRGSAYAQEMKDLKSNGAIRASSKIAALNHGRGNGHGQKRASESTMGRQIILPRNHAVAEKIVRHVHHFIGHLGREHVISKLREDFWIPQIRVLVRSVLSRCVRCKKFLAKPMIQQMAPLPEARLMAYELPFSYTGMDLFGPLYVKHGRGTTKRWCCLFTCLTTRCVHLEVVNSMDTDDFVMCLRRFINRRGEVKEIRCDNDSNFVGAQRELKESLEKWHQGRIESELIQYGCKWIFQPPTASSMSGVWERLVRSVKTVLKAILGGHVVTDVVLQTLLTEVERVLNGRALTANSDDPRDFEPLTPAHFLMQHKVIGLPPGVFDKSDMYKKKWRQVQYLANLFWESIYAVYRLGLNGGRRCLMSHTMRWCC; via the coding sequence ATGGGGAAGGCTAGAAACGCACCAGTGAAGTTTGTCAGTATTCCCAGACTAGAGTTGCAGGCAGCAGTACTTGCAACTCGCGTGTGTAAAATGCTGCGAGAAGAATTAGGACTGAACATTGACAGGACATTCTTATGGACTGATAGTGTTATAGTGCTGCACTATCTAAAGAATGAGAAACGAAGACTTCAAACCTTCGTAGCCGACAGAGTTGAAGAAATAAAGGAGCACTCACCCGTGCATTATTGGATTCATGTGCCAGGGACTTTGAATCCCGCAGATTATGTGTCAAGGGGATTGACCGCATCTTCTCTGACCGCTGACCACAGTAGGCTTCGTGGACCTGACGTTCTGTGGGGACCAGAACATTCCTGGCCGAAACAAGAGTGTAGAACTGTGCCTCGTGAATATCTGGAACTGAAGAAAGAAACTCACGTGCACTCTCTGGAACTGACCCCTGATTCAGTTGCGGCGAAGAAAGGAAGCTCGAAATTTGAACCCATGAAAGATCCTATGGAAGACCCTCTCCAAGTGCTTATAATAACCTGCTCAGATTGGACCCGCCTTAGGCGCAAGGTAGCATGGCTCTTACGATTTACACAGTTCATTAAAGATAAAGGGAAGGTCCAGACTGGAGGGTTAACTGTTGATGATTTGAATGCAGCTACAGTGGCTATCGCAAAGATTGTTCGGGGCTCGGCATATGCACAGGAGATGAAGGATCTGAAGTCGAATGGTGCCATCAGAGCATCGAGCAAGATTGCAGCATTAAATCACGGAAGAGGCAATGGACACGGCCAGAAAAGAGCATCCGAATCTACCATGGGCCGGCAAATCATTCTACCCAGGAATCATGCTGTAGCTGAGAAGATTGTTCGTCATGTCCATCATTTCATTGGTCATCTGGGGCGGGAGCATGTGATATCCAAGTTGCGGGAAGACTTCTGGATTCCTCAAATCCGCGTTTTGGTTCGCTCAGTCCTTAGCCGATGCGTCAGATGCAAGAAATTCCTCGCTAAACCCATGATCCAACAGATGGCACCTTTACCGGAGGCACGGCTCATGGCATATGAACTACCTTTCTCATACACAGGTATGGACCTTTTCGGCCCCCTGTACGTCAAACATGGCCGAGGGACCACAAAGCGTTGGTGCTGTCTCTTTACCTGTCTAACTACCCGTTGTGTGCACCTGGAAGTTGTTAACTCAATGGACACAGATGATTTCGTCATGTGCCTGAGGCGCTTCATCAATCGTAGAGGCGAAGTGAAAGAGATTCGTTGTGATAATGACTCTAATTTCGTGGGAGCTCAGCGCGAGCTAAAGGAGAGTCTTGAAAAATGGCATCAGGGACGGATTGAGAGTGAACTTATCCAATATGGCTGTAAATGGATATTTCAGCCCCCAACTGCATCAAGTATGTCTGGTGTGTGGGAACGTTTGGTTCGTAGCGTGAAGACAGTCCTGAAAGCAATCTTAGGGGGACACGTGGTCACAGATGTGGTCTTGCAAACGTTGCTTACCGAGGTCGAGCGTGTTCTGAACGGCAGAGCCTTAACTGCAAACTCTGACGATCCCAGGGACTTTGAGCCACTAACACCTGCCCACTTCCTTATGCAGCACAAGGTTATTGGCTTACCACCTGGAGTCTTCGACAAATCTGACATGTATAAGAAGAAGTGGAGGCAGGTGCAATATCTTGCCAATCTGTTCTGGGAGAGTATTTATGCAGTTTACAGACTCGGGCTAAATGGCGGAAGGCGTTGCCTAATGTCACACACAATGCGCTGGTGCTGCTAG
- the LOC138048422 gene encoding uncharacterized protein yields MLKRENKAPKVPAKLPIKNPTIGSTDLETKPPAPGSRSCGVCTSKRHKLQHYPIIKKCKHVAVRRQYAACGFCFNCGVERPGHGSGSCPEPPPCLKCLGRLLSLLHTDKVQDNKEFNDKGDKRPATPHPASHEGVNTSQTVSAYSNKPEPIPIWSAKSACTDTLVERGLVDHLGIQGIPEQIGINTITNSCKVLEPNRVSFTLSSVESFGESIEFSEAYVLPDLNQSQRALPERIDVRNHSHLCDIEFPEVDIKRVPILVGNNIPYAHIQKEVRVPKDARKGLYGCRYPLGWCICGCYGARNPQGVLVNFVSVDHKPVDLIEKFWKLEDCETVKSGEKPLSIEDKRAMQLIEDTTRLVDGRYEVGVLWRKDEHWFPNNLVMARQRLESLRRRLMKSGNEEMAIKYREVMDSYISSGYARKLYEKELAKESSTHWYLPHHPVTSPTKPGKVRIVFDAAAEYEGTSLNKNLLSGPDMTNSLAGVLLRYCRRH; encoded by the exons ATGTTGAAGCGAGAGAATAAAGCGCCCAAGGTGCCTGCCAAGCTTCCAATAAAGAATCCCACAATTGGTTCCACGGACCTCGAAACTAAACCTCCAGCCCCTGGTTCGAGAAGCTGCGGAGTCTGCACGTCTAAGCGTCATAAACTTCAACATTATCCTATAATCAAGAAGTGCAAACATGTGGCAGTCCGAAGGCAGTATGCGGCCTGTGGATTTTGTTTCAACTGTGGCGTTGAAAGGCCTGGGCATGGTTCTGGATCGTGCCCTGAACCGCCCCCATGTTTAAAATGCCTAGGGCGTCTCCTTAGTCTTCTGCATACTGACAAAGTTCAGGACAACAAGGAGTTCAACGACAAAGGTGACAAACGTCCAGCCACACCCCATCCCGCTAGTCACGAGGGAGTGAATACAAGTCAAACTGTGAGTGCTTATTCAAACAAACCCGAACCAATACCCATATGGTCTGCCA AGAGTGCCTGTACAGATACCCTCGTCGAACGTGGTTTAGTTGATCATCTTGGTATACAAGGAATACCTGAGCAGATTGGAATTAATACAATCACGAACAGTTGCAAGGTTTTAGAGCCTAATCGAGTTTCTTTTACCTTGAGTTCCGTGGAGAGTTTTGGAGAAAGTATTGAGTTTTCTGAGGCCTATGTTCTACCTGACCTCAACCAGTCACAGCGAGCCTTGCCAGAGCGAATTGATGTCCGCAATCACTCTCACTTGTGTGACATTGAGTTCCCAGAAGTTGATATTAAGAGAGTGCCCATTCTTGTGGGAAACAACATCCCCTATGCACACATACAGAAAGAAGTTCGAGTCCCTaaagatgcaaggaaaggacTTTATGGTTGTCGTTACCCCCTGGGTTGGTGTATTTGCGGTTGCTATGGTGCTAGGAATCCCCAGGGAGTCTTAGTGAACTTTGTTTCGGTTGATCACAAGCCTGTCGACCTCATTGAAAAATTCTGGAAACTTGAAGATTGTGAAACAGTAAAGTCAGGAGAGAAGCCCCTCTCGATTGAAGACAAGAGAGCGATGCAATTAATTGAAGACACCACACGTCTTGTGGATGGACGTTATGAAGTGGGCGTTCTTTGGAGGAAGGATGAGCACTGGTTTCCGAATAATCTTGTCATGGCCAGACAGCGCTTAGAGTCCCTGAGACGTCGCCTGATGAAGTCCGGGAATGAAGAGATGGCCATCAAGTATCGTGAGGTAATGGACAGTTACATCAGTAGTGGATATGCTCGCAAGTTGTATGAGAAGGAGTTAGCTAAGGAATCCAGTACCCATTGGTACCTCCCACACCACCCGGTAACTTCCCCTACCAAGCCTGGAAAGGTGCGTATTGTTTTTGATGCGGCAGCCGAGTATGAAGGGACCTCGCTTAACAAGAATCTGCTGAGCGGGCCAGACATGACCAACAGTTTAGCCGGTGTTCTCCTGCGTTATTGCCGCAGACATTGA